A single Hylaeus volcanicus isolate JK05 unplaced genomic scaffold, UHH_iyHylVolc1.0_haploid 12221, whole genome shotgun sequence DNA region contains:
- the LOC128883380 gene encoding transcription factor BTF3 homolog 4-like isoform X1, translating into MHRNQFLIHRGIVSVKASMSTADPEILAARARLRERIGLGTRVGGKNSARLQRRAVAHKSAYADDKKLQTTIKRMGLSQLPGVDEVAMIRKDGKALCFNQPKVHVAINANTFIVTGAGEEKTVDQLLSSVPELTTDILKKFASEWQKMQETNAVTDTLKLNSPSSIPVSKISDVDDSDEIPDLVTNFEATASVEKCS; encoded by the exons ATGCACCGAAATCAATTCCTG ATTCACCGAGGTATAGTTTCTGTCAAAGCTTCCATGAGTACAGCAGACCCGGAAATTCTCGCTGCCCGTGCACGATTGCGTGAAAGGATAGGATTAGGAACGCGCGTAGGTGGTAAAAATAGCGCGAGACTACAACGGCGAGCCGTAGCTCATAAATCAGCCTATGCGGAtgataaaaaattgcaaaccaCTATTAAACGAATGGGTTTGTCTCAGTTGCCAGGTGTCGATGAAGTAGCAATGATACGAAAAGATGGAAAAGCTTTATGTTTCAATCAGCCAAAGGTTCATGTCGCTATCAACGCGAATACATTCATTGTTACAGGAGCAGGTGAAGAGAAAACCGTAGATCAGTTATTGTCTTCTGTTCCAGAGTTAACCACAgacattcttaaaaaatttgcaTCTGAATGGCAAAAAATGCAAGAAACAAACGCTGTCACCGATACTCTCAAGTTAAATTCTCCCAGTTCGATAccagtttcaaaaatatctgATGTAGATGATTCTGATGAAATACCTGATTTAGTCACCAATTTCGAAGCGACAGCTTCAGTTGAAAAGTGTTCGtaa
- the LOC128883380 gene encoding transcription factor BTF3 homolog 4-like isoform X2, with protein MSTADPEILAARARLRERIGLGTRVGGKNSARLQRRAVAHKSAYADDKKLQTTIKRMGLSQLPGVDEVAMIRKDGKALCFNQPKVHVAINANTFIVTGAGEEKTVDQLLSSVPELTTDILKKFASEWQKMQETNAVTDTLKLNSPSSIPVSKISDVDDSDEIPDLVTNFEATASVEKCS; from the coding sequence ATGAGTACAGCAGACCCGGAAATTCTCGCTGCCCGTGCACGATTGCGTGAAAGGATAGGATTAGGAACGCGCGTAGGTGGTAAAAATAGCGCGAGACTACAACGGCGAGCCGTAGCTCATAAATCAGCCTATGCGGAtgataaaaaattgcaaaccaCTATTAAACGAATGGGTTTGTCTCAGTTGCCAGGTGTCGATGAAGTAGCAATGATACGAAAAGATGGAAAAGCTTTATGTTTCAATCAGCCAAAGGTTCATGTCGCTATCAACGCGAATACATTCATTGTTACAGGAGCAGGTGAAGAGAAAACCGTAGATCAGTTATTGTCTTCTGTTCCAGAGTTAACCACAgacattcttaaaaaatttgcaTCTGAATGGCAAAAAATGCAAGAAACAAACGCTGTCACCGATACTCTCAAGTTAAATTCTCCCAGTTCGATAccagtttcaaaaatatctgATGTAGATGATTCTGATGAAATACCTGATTTAGTCACCAATTTCGAAGCGACAGCTTCAGTTGAAAAGTGTTCGtaa
- the LOC128883473 gene encoding uncharacterized protein LOC128883473: MSKIFETHSSMPRSDSFLEEHAMLSNTIAEKRHKSFKKDSEMKINEGEAVESSMIRLASVVVLMVGFSEGLTHLASLAIYYLFKDDLGLSPAQVSLLFVAPAFPWFLKPLFAFYSDSFPIFGLRRKPYLLFFSVLQTFGFILLGYGVHGVIGAVLSLFIIAFSASFCSAIAEALLVELSQGLREDASSGVSDFTMAKGVGSLLVAFFSGYLLETVPKKTVFLTTAFFPLIIFFAALPLKESIKIPSRNATQQFLELLTFLRQRLIWGPVIFILVFMAGPDYDDALFFYYTDVLDFKPSFMGTLRFTYGMAAIAGALAYRKSMYTTSYRKILWTSILFSLPIYLSPILLVTGLNLRLGISNKLFVLSGGFLNEAVAEIQLLPLLVLTACICPSGLEGSAYSTMIAVRNLGSALSKCSSSLLMFALKIDGTHFDHLVAFICICGCFNLLPFFFLRQIPTDKELESVSNKRNSSLLLETPTILSC, translated from the exons ATgtcaaaaatattcgaaacacATTCATCGATGCCACGTAGTGATTCGTTTTTAGAGGAACATGCAATGCTATCAAATACTATTGCGGAGAAAAGGCATAAATCCTTTAAGAAGGACTCTGAGATGAAAATCAATGAAGGTGAGGCTGTAGAATCGTCAATGATCCGTCTTGCATCCGTCGTTGTGCTTATG GTTGGATTTTCAG AAGGATTAACACACTTAGCTTCATTAgctatttattacttatttaag gATGATTTAGG ACTCTCCCCTGCTCAAGTGTCTTTACTATTCGTCGCACCAGCGTTTCCATGGTTTTTAAAACCTTTGTTtg CATTTTACAGTGATTCGTTTCCTATTTTTG gtTTAAGACGCAAACcttatcttctatttttttctgttttgcaAACATTTGGCTTCATTTTATTGGGTTACGGAGTTCATGGAGTTATAGGCGCTGTGTTATCCTTATTTATTATAGCCTTCAGTGCTTCGTTTTGTAGTGCCATTGCGGAA GCCCTGCTAGTAGAATTAAGTCAGGGGTTGCGGGAGGATGCATCGAGTGGTGTTTCAGATTTTACAATGGCCAAG GGCGTTGGATCTCTTCTTGTTGCTTTTTTCTCAGGATACTTGTTAGAg acgGTTCCcaaaaaaacagtttttttaacGACAGCTTTTTTCccgttaataattttttttgctgCTTTACCTTTAAAAGAATCAATAAAA ATACCTTCGAGAAATGCTACCCAGCAATTTTTAGAACTTTTAACCTTTCTGCGTCAGAGACTTATTTGGG GCCCtgttatctttattttagtttttat GGCGGGTCCTGATTACGATGACGCCTTATTCTTTTACTACACGGATGTACTTGATTTCAAGCCTAGTTTTATGGGGACATTACGTTTCACTTATGGTATGGCTGCGATAGCCGGAGCATTGGCTTACCGAAAATCAATGTATACTACGTCTtatcgaaaa ATACTTTGGacaagtattttattctctcttccaatttatttgt CACCAATACTTTTAGTAACAGGATTAAACCTGCGTCTTGGCATTTCTA ACAAGCTTTTCGTATTAAGCGGAGGCTTTTTAAACGAAGCTGTCGCCGAG ATCCAACTTCTTCCCTTGTTAGTGTTAACAGCTTGTATTTGTCCTAGTGGGTTAGAGGGATCTGCATATAGTACGATGATTGCAGTTCGTAATCTTGGTTCAGCGTTATCGAAATGTTCTTCTTCACTTTTGATGTTTG cattaaaaatCGATGGAACCCATTTTGATCATCTAGTTGCGTTTATATGTATTTGTGGATGTTTTAATCTactaccatttttttttctgcgtcAA ATTCCTACAGATAAAGAATTAGAGTCTGTTTctaacaaaagaaattctagTTTGCTTCTGGAGACTCCAACGATTTTGTCTTGTTAA